One window of Dehalococcoidia bacterium genomic DNA carries:
- a CDS encoding cell division protein FtsH, whose translation MTARGNIDTIEVKGDSLTILTTSGETLISRKESGSSIVEILQRGGVDLTTSNVEIISRGQSGLSSLLGVLFNFLPLIFFGAVLLFMMRSAQGNSN comes from the coding sequence ATGACCGCTCGAGGTAATATCGACACGATAGAGGTGAAAGGCGACAGCCTGACGATTCTCACCACTTCCGGTGAGACCCTGATATCCCGCAAGGAGAGCGGGTCGTCGATAGTTGAGATCCTCCAGCGTGGTGGTGTGGACCTTACGACATCGAATGTCGAGATCATCTCGAGGGGACAGAGTGGACTTTCGTCGTTGCTGGGAGTGCTGTTCAACTTCCTGCCGCTGATCTTCTTTGGAGCGGTCCTCCTGTTCATGATGCGCAGCGCACAGGGGAACTCTAACC